One Brevibacillus choshinensis genomic window carries:
- a CDS encoding DUF2294 domain-containing protein, protein MAISNKKKLEAEISEAFIKFQRDLIGRGPQEAKTYIVGDMVICRFKGVLTVEERHLSTHDKGRRIVKEMREVLREMYSEESEAIVEKHTGCKVLSSHSDISTKMGERIEVYVLDKDLEKNMA, encoded by the coding sequence TTGGCCATCTCAAATAAAAAAAAGCTGGAAGCCGAGATTAGCGAGGCTTTTATCAAATTCCAGCGCGACCTGATCGGGCGAGGACCTCAAGAGGCAAAGACGTACATCGTCGGAGATATGGTGATCTGCCGTTTCAAAGGTGTGCTGACGGTAGAGGAACGCCATCTGTCCACCCATGACAAGGGCCGCCGTATCGTAAAGGAAATGCGTGAGGTTCTGCGCGAGATGTACAGCGAGGAATCCGAGGCGATCGTAGAAAAACATACCGGATGCAAGGTGCTGTCCAGCCACAGTGACATCAGCACCAAGATGGGGGAACGCATCGAAGTGTATGTGTTGGACAAGGATCTCGAAAAAAACATGGCTTAA
- the kdpC gene encoding potassium-transporting ATPase subunit KdpC, translating to MWLTNLRLSIALLLICGLAYPLAMTGIAQVVMPAQASGSLIVDSSGKVIGSELIGQNFTDPRYFSGRVSSIENNAAGSGSNNYAPSNPALIERTRKDLDAFLRANPGVKLEDIPADLLTNSGSGLDPHISPQAARVQVERIAQARNLDPAKLQALIEQHTEGRSMGVFGEPRVNVLKLNLALDQLK from the coding sequence ATGTGGCTTACCAATCTGCGTCTCAGTATCGCACTGCTGTTGATCTGCGGTCTGGCGTATCCCCTGGCGATGACGGGGATTGCCCAGGTCGTGATGCCGGCGCAGGCGAGCGGCAGCTTGATCGTCGATTCTTCGGGCAAGGTAATCGGCTCTGAACTGATCGGCCAGAATTTCACGGATCCGAGGTACTTTTCCGGACGTGTTTCATCGATAGAAAACAACGCAGCAGGTTCGGGGTCCAACAACTATGCACCGTCCAACCCGGCGCTAATCGAGCGGACGAGGAAAGATTTGGATGCCTTTTTACGTGCCAACCCGGGGGTCAAGCTTGAGGACATTCCCGCTGATCTGCTGACCAACTCCGGTTCGGGTCTCGACCCGCACATTTCCCCGCAGGCAGCGCGGGTACAAGTCGAGCGCATCGCCCAAGCGCGCAATTTGGATCCAGCCAAGCTGCAAGCGTTGATCGAGCAGCATACGGAAGGCAGAAGCATGGGGGTATTCGGTGAACCGAGGGTAAACGTCCTGAAGCTGAATCTGGCGCTGGATCAACTGAAATAA
- a CDS encoding heavy metal translocating P-type ATPase, whose protein sequence is MSAKTAEATVPISGMTCAACALRIEKGLNKLDGVESANVNLALEKSTVVYDPAVTNLDHIRGKIEALGYGVVADKIELNITGMTCAACATRIEKGLNKLPGVLKANVNLALETAVVEYDAGQVGVADLIRQVDKLGYGAERKEEGKEQEQVDRRQMEIKRQTKKFWFSLLLSLPLLWAMVSHFSFTSFIWLPDALMNPWVQLALATPVQFIIGAQFYVGAYKALRNKSANMDVLVALGTSAAYFYSLYVAISSIGTHAHMLELYFETSAVLITLILLGKLFEAKAKGRSSEAIRKLMGLQAKTAVVVRDGEEMTIPVEDVRLGDIVHVKPGEKVPVDGLVLEGQSAVDESMLTGESIPVDKAAGDNVIGATLNKNGFLKVQATKVGKETALAQIIKVVEEAQGTKAPIQRLADSISGIFVPIVVGIAVLTFLVWFLWVLPGNFAEALEKAIAVLVIACPCALGLATPTSIMAGSGRAAELGILFKGGEHLETAHHLDTIVLDKTGTVTKGEPELTDVIAWEIAEEQLLKLVGAAEKNSEHPLAQAIVKGIGERGLALADTTSFEAIPGYGIHAVAEGREVLVGTRRLLEREGISFEPVAETMLALEKSGKTAMLAVVDGKLAGLIAVADTIKPTSRKAVERLKAMGLTVIMMTGDNRQTAEAIAREAGIDHVIAEVLPEGKAAEVKKLQAAGKKVAMVGDGINDAPALATADIGMAIGTGTDVAMEAADITLMRGELTSVADAIEMSKRTIRNIKQNLFWAFAYNTLGIPFAALGFLAPWLAGAAMAFSSVSVVLNALRLQRVKL, encoded by the coding sequence ATGAGTGCCAAAACAGCAGAAGCGACAGTTCCGATCTCAGGGATGACCTGCGCGGCATGTGCTTTGCGCATAGAGAAGGGCCTGAACAAGCTGGATGGCGTAGAGTCAGCCAACGTGAACCTCGCATTGGAAAAATCGACGGTCGTTTATGATCCGGCTGTTACGAATCTGGATCACATCCGTGGAAAAATCGAAGCTCTCGGTTACGGGGTCGTGGCAGACAAGATTGAGCTGAACATAACCGGCATGACCTGCGCAGCGTGCGCCACCCGAATTGAAAAAGGGTTGAACAAATTGCCCGGAGTCTTAAAGGCCAATGTCAATCTGGCGTTGGAGACAGCAGTGGTGGAGTACGATGCTGGTCAGGTCGGCGTAGCCGATCTCATTCGCCAGGTCGACAAGCTGGGTTACGGCGCTGAACGCAAGGAAGAGGGGAAAGAACAGGAGCAGGTAGATCGTCGGCAGATGGAAATCAAGCGGCAGACAAAGAAGTTTTGGTTCTCCTTGCTCTTATCCCTTCCGCTGCTGTGGGCGATGGTGAGTCACTTCTCCTTCACCTCGTTTATCTGGCTGCCGGATGCTCTGATGAATCCATGGGTCCAGCTTGCCTTGGCCACACCTGTGCAGTTCATTATCGGTGCCCAGTTTTACGTAGGAGCGTACAAGGCACTGCGCAACAAGAGCGCCAATATGGATGTGCTGGTCGCCCTCGGGACTTCCGCCGCTTACTTTTACAGTCTGTATGTGGCGATTTCCTCCATCGGCACCCATGCGCACATGCTTGAGCTGTACTTTGAGACCAGCGCGGTGTTGATCACATTGATTCTGCTGGGCAAATTGTTCGAGGCCAAAGCCAAAGGACGTTCCTCGGAAGCGATCCGCAAGCTGATGGGCCTCCAGGCCAAGACGGCCGTCGTCGTACGGGATGGCGAGGAAATGACCATTCCGGTCGAAGATGTGAGGCTGGGGGATATCGTCCATGTGAAACCGGGTGAAAAAGTCCCCGTCGATGGGCTGGTGCTGGAAGGACAATCCGCTGTAGACGAATCCATGCTCACGGGGGAGAGTATCCCGGTGGATAAAGCAGCAGGAGACAATGTCATTGGTGCCACACTCAATAAAAACGGCTTCCTGAAAGTACAAGCGACCAAAGTCGGCAAGGAAACAGCGCTGGCGCAAATCATCAAGGTCGTGGAGGAAGCCCAGGGCACCAAAGCACCGATTCAGCGGCTGGCGGACAGCATTTCGGGTATTTTTGTCCCGATCGTGGTCGGCATTGCGGTTCTGACCTTTCTCGTCTGGTTCCTCTGGGTACTCCCCGGAAACTTTGCGGAGGCGCTGGAAAAAGCTATTGCGGTACTCGTGATCGCCTGCCCTTGCGCCCTCGGACTCGCGACGCCGACGTCCATCATGGCGGGTTCGGGCCGTGCTGCAGAGCTGGGTATTCTATTCAAAGGCGGCGAGCATCTGGAAACAGCTCACCACCTGGACACCATCGTTCTCGATAAAACTGGCACGGTGACCAAAGGCGAGCCGGAGCTGACGGATGTCATCGCGTGGGAGATCGCGGAGGAGCAGCTGCTCAAGCTCGTTGGCGCTGCCGAGAAAAACTCGGAGCATCCACTGGCGCAGGCAATCGTGAAAGGAATCGGCGAGAGGGGATTGGCCCTCGCGGATACGACTTCCTTTGAGGCGATCCCCGGCTACGGCATACATGCTGTGGCAGAAGGGCGTGAAGTGCTGGTAGGAACCCGCCGGTTGCTGGAGCGCGAGGGTATCTCGTTTGAACCAGTAGCGGAGACCATGCTCGCCCTTGAGAAATCGGGGAAAACGGCGATGCTCGCGGTCGTAGATGGCAAGCTGGCTGGTCTGATCGCCGTAGCGGATACCATCAAGCCTACTTCGAGAAAAGCGGTAGAGCGACTGAAAGCCATGGGGCTGACGGTGATCATGATGACGGGTGACAACCGCCAAACAGCCGAAGCGATTGCTCGTGAGGCAGGAATCGATCACGTCATCGCAGAAGTGCTGCCCGAGGGCAAAGCAGCAGAAGTGAAAAAGCTGCAGGCAGCGGGCAAGAAAGTAGCCATGGTCGGTGACGGAATCAACGACGCCCCTGCACTCGCTACCGCCGATATCGGAATGGCGATCGGCACCGGTACAGATGTGGCAATGGAAGCTGCAGATATTACCTTGATGCGCGGCGAGCTCACCAGTGTAGCGGATGCCATCGAGATGAGCAAACGCACGATCCGCAATATCAAGCAAAATCTGTTCTGGGCTTTTGCGTACAACACGCTGGGGATTCCTTTTGCAGCTCTGGGGTTCCTCGCTCCGTGGCTGGCAGGAGCCGCTATGGCCTTCAGCTCCGTGTCGGTAGTGCTCAATGCCCTGCGCTTGCAGCGAGTGAAGCTGTGA
- a CDS encoding pseudouridine-5'-phosphate glycosidase: protein MKQYMTFTEEVRHALENNLPVVALETTIISHGMPYPQNIEMAKEVEQIIRDNGAVPATIGIMNGKIKIGLTESELEEFATNKSVEKVSRRDFPYILASGKIGATTVAATMIAAELAGIHMFATGGIGGVHREGEITWDVSADLTELAQTNVAVVCAGAKSILDIGRTLEYLETQGVPVVGYRTSEFPSFFARESGFGVDFRLDTPEEVGTLMDTKWKLGLKGGMIIANPVPEADALDHQKIEAVILQALKEAKDNNIAGKKVTPFLLDKVKQLTEGKSLQTNIALVRHNAEVAAKIAVAYQAAVNKGN, encoded by the coding sequence ATGAAACAATATATGACCTTCACAGAGGAAGTACGTCACGCCCTGGAAAACAATCTGCCGGTAGTGGCTCTGGAGACGACGATCATTTCGCACGGGATGCCATATCCGCAAAACATCGAGATGGCGAAAGAAGTGGAGCAAATCATCCGTGACAACGGGGCCGTTCCAGCCACGATCGGGATCATGAACGGAAAAATCAAGATCGGCCTGACGGAGAGCGAGCTGGAAGAGTTTGCGACCAACAAGTCCGTAGAAAAAGTAAGCCGCCGCGACTTCCCTTACATCCTCGCGAGCGGTAAAATCGGTGCGACGACGGTGGCAGCTACGATGATCGCAGCTGAACTGGCTGGCATTCATATGTTTGCGACAGGCGGGATCGGCGGGGTGCACCGTGAAGGAGAAATTACATGGGACGTTTCTGCTGACCTGACGGAGCTGGCCCAAACAAACGTTGCAGTCGTTTGCGCAGGCGCCAAGTCCATCCTGGACATCGGCCGTACACTGGAGTACCTGGAGACACAAGGTGTGCCAGTCGTAGGCTACCGCACCTCCGAATTCCCTTCCTTCTTTGCCCGTGAGAGCGGCTTTGGGGTAGACTTCCGCCTGGATACACCGGAAGAAGTGGGAACCTTGATGGATACCAAATGGAAGCTGGGCCTCAAAGGCGGCATGATTATCGCCAATCCGGTGCCAGAAGCAGATGCGCTGGATCACCAAAAAATCGAGGCAGTCATCCTGCAAGCGCTGAAAGAGGCGAAAGACAACAACATCGCCGGCAAAAAAGTGACACCGTTCCTGCTGGATAAAGTGAAACAGCTGACGGAAGGCAAGAGCTTGCAAACAAACATCGCGCTGGTGCGCCACAATGCAGAGGTAGCAGCGAAGATCGCGGTAGCGTATCAAGCCGCTGTCAATAAAGGAAATTAA
- a CDS encoding SDR family NAD(P)-dependent oxidoreductase — MSHTQVAVVTGAASGIGRATSIKLAENGYRVVLVDFNEESGKETLQQIQSNGGVGIFVKADVSNPANVENYVKQAMDEYGRIDVLFNNAGIIQKFAPFTEVSIEEYERIMSINLKGIFLGMKYVLPIMEQQGKGAIVNTASSAGIRPEHSIAVYSASKHAVIGLTKGAAIEYAKKGIRINAVCPGGIETAIFKSVADTFANGGYVPEELSPMRMGRHGQPNEIAEVVLFLASEKASFMTGSVVAVDGSLTV; from the coding sequence ATGTCTCATACACAGGTAGCGGTAGTAACAGGAGCAGCAAGCGGAATTGGCAGGGCGACCAGCATCAAGCTTGCGGAAAACGGATATCGAGTGGTGCTTGTAGATTTCAATGAGGAATCAGGCAAGGAAACCCTGCAGCAAATTCAAAGCAATGGGGGAGTAGGCATTTTCGTGAAAGCAGATGTCTCGAACCCAGCCAATGTGGAAAACTATGTGAAGCAGGCCATGGATGAGTACGGGCGTATTGATGTCTTGTTCAACAATGCAGGGATCATTCAAAAGTTCGCTCCGTTTACCGAAGTGTCTATCGAGGAGTACGAACGGATCATGTCCATTAATTTGAAAGGCATTTTTCTGGGAATGAAATATGTCCTCCCGATCATGGAGCAGCAAGGAAAGGGAGCCATCGTCAATACAGCTTCCTCGGCCGGTATACGCCCTGAGCACAGCATCGCGGTCTACTCTGCCAGCAAGCATGCGGTGATTGGTCTGACGAAGGGAGCCGCAATCGAGTACGCGAAAAAGGGGATTCGGATCAATGCTGTGTGCCCCGGCGGGATTGAGACTGCGATCTTCAAGAGCGTGGCCGATACGTTTGCAAACGGTGGATACGTGCCGGAAGAGCTTTCGCCTATGCGAATGGGACGGCACGGTCAGCCAAATGAGATCGCAGAGGTTGTCCTATTCCTGGCTTCTGAAAAAGCGAGCTTCATGACGGGTTCCGTCGTTGCTGTCGACGGCAGTCTGACTGTGTAA
- a CDS encoding carbohydrate kinase — MDKEMQILQHIRHNPFISQQELADLMGISRSAVAGYIAQLTKRGEIKGRAYVLREEGSIACIGGANLDRKARGKQQVRLHSSNPVTIMESCGGVARNIAENLGRLGCKTSLFTSIGEDKEGEWILQETRKHGVDISQVWRLPTQRTGTYTALLDIDGEMVVSLANMDIYDALTPEMYADKWSHIAAAQAIFLDTNVPADCLAYIIERCREENIPLFVDPVSSAKAKKLPQRLDGVEAILPNREEAELLAGMSISSIEECAEACRKIRERGVKHVIVTMGEQGVYYQSEDVSKHFTPYPTEVVDVTGAGDAFASGLLYGYVGGESFERACQLGLAASALTLKTEQSVSPMLKPEQLEMTVDQFEKER; from the coding sequence GTGGACAAAGAAATGCAGATTTTACAGCATATCCGCCACAATCCTTTTATCAGCCAGCAGGAGCTGGCAGACTTGATGGGAATCTCCCGTTCCGCTGTCGCAGGCTACATCGCTCAGCTGACCAAGCGGGGAGAGATCAAGGGACGTGCGTATGTCCTGCGAGAAGAGGGCTCGATCGCGTGCATCGGCGGAGCCAATCTGGACCGCAAAGCGCGCGGGAAACAGCAAGTGCGGCTGCATTCCTCCAATCCCGTCACGATTATGGAATCATGCGGAGGGGTGGCGCGGAACATTGCCGAGAATTTGGGCAGGCTGGGCTGCAAAACCTCTCTTTTTACCAGCATAGGTGAAGATAAAGAAGGGGAATGGATCCTGCAAGAGACGCGCAAGCACGGTGTCGACATCAGCCAGGTATGGCGCTTGCCAACCCAGCGGACAGGCACCTATACGGCTCTGCTGGACATCGACGGGGAGATGGTTGTCTCGCTGGCGAACATGGATATTTATGATGCGCTGACACCGGAAATGTATGCAGACAAGTGGTCTCATATCGCGGCGGCCCAAGCAATATTCCTCGATACAAACGTACCGGCCGATTGCTTGGCTTATATCATCGAGCGCTGCCGGGAAGAGAACATTCCGCTCTTTGTGGACCCGGTCTCTTCTGCCAAAGCCAAAAAGCTGCCACAGCGATTGGACGGAGTCGAAGCCATTTTGCCCAATCGGGAAGAGGCTGAGTTATTGGCAGGAATGAGCATCTCCAGCATCGAGGAGTGCGCCGAGGCTTGCCGCAAAATCAGGGAGCGCGGCGTGAAGCACGTCATCGTGACCATGGGAGAACAAGGCGTTTATTATCAGTCAGAGGATGTATCCAAGCATTTCACTCCGTACCCTACGGAGGTCGTGGATGTGACTGGTGCGGGAGATGCCTTTGCATCGGGATTACTGTACGGGTATGTGGGTGGCGAGTCCTTTGAACGAGCCTGCCAATTGGGGCTGGCTGCTTCTGCCCTGACCTTGAAGACAGAGCAGTCCGTATCCCCAATGCTGAAACCGGAACAGCTCGAGATGACCGTAGATCAATTCGAAAAGGAGCGATAA
- a CDS encoding copper ion binding protein, protein MQTITLNVEGMSCNHCVNTIEKTLKEMGAAGKVNLAAKTVEVSYDEKGLSVDAIKEAIEEQGYDVV, encoded by the coding sequence ATGCAAACCATTACCCTGAATGTAGAAGGAATGTCCTGCAACCACTGCGTCAACACCATCGAGAAAACACTCAAAGAAATGGGTGCGGCTGGAAAGGTCAATCTGGCAGCGAAAACAGTCGAGGTTTCCTATGACGAGAAAGGCTTGTCGGTGGACGCCATCAAGGAAGCGATTGAAGAACAAGGCTACGACGTCGTGTAA
- the kdpB gene encoding potassium-transporting ATPase subunit KdpB, translating into MSRTRTAALPKDLYRRAFAESFKKLDPRIMMKNPVMFVVEVGFVITLLLTFIPNMFGGASEPFYNGVVSLILLVTILFANFAEALAEGRGKAQAESLKKTKQDTKARRLAKDGSIQTVDSTDLRKGDIVVVETGELIPSDGEIIEGVASVDESAITGESAPVIKEAGGDFSSVTGGTRVVSDRIRIRVTTDPGESFLDRMISLVEGAKRQKTPNEIALNTLLVSLTLIFLIVCTTLLPIAGYVNAAIPVATLIALLVCLIPTTIGGLLSAIGIAGMDRVTQFNVIAMSGKAVEASGDINTIILDKTGTITHGNRMAAEFVTVGRAKPDVLNRVAAQSSIYDETPEGRSVIELAKKQGLAGEALDLPGSEVVEFRAETRMSGTNLADGTLIRKGAVDAIKQYVSEQGGSIPADLETKANAIAVAGGTPLAVVEGKTILGLIYLKDTVKPGMRERFEELRRMGIRTVMCTGDNPLTAATIAKEAGVDDFVAEAKPEDKIALIRKEQAEGKLVAMTGDGTNDAPALAQADVGLAMNTGTVAAKEAANMVDLDSDPTKIIEVVAIGKQLLMTRGALTTFSIANDVAKYFAIIPAMFMLAIPQMNALNIMSLATPQSAILSALIFNAIIIPILIPLAMKGVKYTPMNASKLLSRNLVIYGLGGILAPFVGIKLIDLVLISVGLV; encoded by the coding sequence ATGAGCAGAACGCGCACGGCTGCGCTGCCCAAGGATTTGTATCGGCGGGCTTTTGCGGAGTCTTTCAAAAAACTTGACCCGCGCATCATGATGAAAAATCCGGTGATGTTTGTAGTGGAGGTAGGGTTTGTCATTACCCTGCTCCTCACCTTCATTCCCAACATGTTCGGGGGAGCGTCGGAACCCTTTTACAACGGTGTCGTGAGTCTGATCTTGCTGGTGACCATCCTGTTCGCCAACTTCGCAGAGGCATTGGCGGAAGGTCGAGGCAAAGCGCAAGCTGAGAGCTTGAAGAAAACCAAGCAGGATACAAAGGCGCGGCGTCTCGCCAAAGACGGCTCCATACAAACGGTCGATTCCACTGATCTGCGAAAAGGCGACATCGTTGTCGTAGAGACAGGCGAGCTGATCCCAAGCGACGGTGAAATCATTGAAGGGGTAGCCTCCGTCGATGAATCCGCCATTACAGGTGAATCCGCTCCTGTCATCAAGGAGGCTGGCGGTGATTTCAGCTCGGTTACAGGCGGCACTCGCGTCGTCAGTGACAGAATTCGGATTCGGGTCACGACGGATCCGGGTGAATCGTTCCTCGATCGCATGATTTCGCTGGTAGAGGGTGCGAAACGCCAAAAGACACCGAATGAAATCGCGTTAAACACTCTTTTGGTCAGCTTGACCCTGATTTTCCTGATCGTCTGCACGACGCTGCTGCCGATTGCCGGTTATGTGAATGCAGCGATTCCCGTGGCGACACTCATAGCCTTGCTCGTATGCCTGATTCCGACAACGATCGGCGGGCTGTTATCGGCGATCGGGATCGCAGGGATGGATCGCGTGACGCAATTCAACGTCATCGCCATGTCCGGGAAAGCAGTAGAAGCATCCGGTGACATCAACACCATCATTTTGGATAAAACCGGGACGATCACGCACGGAAACCGGATGGCAGCGGAGTTTGTAACCGTAGGGAGAGCCAAACCGGACGTGCTGAATCGAGTAGCAGCGCAAAGCTCCATTTACGATGAAACCCCCGAAGGCCGCTCCGTTATTGAGCTGGCGAAGAAACAAGGTCTGGCTGGCGAAGCGCTGGATCTGCCTGGTTCAGAAGTCGTAGAGTTCCGTGCCGAAACCCGAATGAGCGGTACGAACCTGGCAGACGGCACCCTCATTCGCAAGGGGGCCGTGGATGCGATCAAACAATACGTCAGCGAGCAGGGAGGCAGTATTCCCGCAGACCTGGAGACGAAAGCGAATGCGATTGCGGTAGCCGGCGGCACACCATTGGCTGTCGTGGAAGGCAAGACCATTCTGGGATTGATTTATTTGAAGGATACTGTGAAGCCAGGTATGCGGGAGCGCTTTGAGGAGCTGCGCCGCATGGGAATCCGCACGGTGATGTGTACAGGGGATAATCCGCTGACGGCAGCGACCATTGCCAAGGAAGCCGGCGTCGATGACTTCGTGGCGGAGGCGAAGCCGGAAGACAAGATTGCATTAATCCGCAAAGAACAGGCAGAAGGCAAGCTGGTTGCAATGACCGGTGACGGAACGAACGATGCACCTGCGCTCGCACAGGCTGATGTGGGGCTCGCGATGAACACGGGGACTGTTGCGGCGAAGGAGGCGGCCAACATGGTCGATCTGGACTCTGACCCGACCAAAATCATCGAGGTCGTTGCGATCGGCAAGCAGCTGCTCATGACCCGCGGCGCCTTGACGACGTTTAGTATCGCGAATGACGTGGCGAAATACTTTGCGATCATCCCGGCGATGTTCATGCTGGCGATTCCGCAGATGAACGCGCTCAACATCATGAGCCTGGCGACACCGCAAAGCGCGATTCTGTCGGCTTTGATCTTTAATGCGATCATCATCCCGATCCTGATTCCGCTCGCGATGAAGGGTGTCAAATATACGCCGATGAACGCTTCCAAGCTGCTCAGCCGCAATCTCGTCATCTATGGACTTGGGGGCATACTCGCACCGTTTGTCGGGATCAAGCTCATTGACCTAGTCCTGATCTCGGTCGGGCTGGTGTAA
- the kdpA gene encoding potassium-transporting ATPase subunit KdpA — protein MDFLQIALVLAVLLVVAIPMGRYLASAFSLERTRLDRFFGGMEQLVCKVCGIRAADMSWKQYAAAVLVSNMTMVAIAYLLLRLQGGLPGNPSGIGSMEPLLSFNTAASFLTNTNLQHYSGESGLSYLSQMMVIIYLMFTTPATGIAVVMAFMRGLTGKRSIGNYYVDLIRAHTRVLIPLAIVVTLLLVTQGVPQTLEPTATATTITGAEQQIARGPVASLVSIKHLGTNGGGFFGVNSSHPFENPTPFSNVLEILSMFLIPASLPFTFGFMAKSRKQGWMIFGAMGVMFLGFLLLAYFNEVNGNPALERAGLSQTMGSMEGKEVRFGMAQTALFTAVTTAATTGTVNNMHDTLTPLGGLVPLGEMMLNCVFGGDGVGTVNILMYAILAVFIAGLMVGRTPEFLGRKIEGREMKLIAIAILVHPLIILAPTAIALATDMGMSGISNPGFHGISQVLYEFTSSAANNGSGFEGLGDNTPFWNISTGLVMLLGRYVSIIAMLAVAGSLIVKTPVPETMGTLRTDNSVFLVILIATVAIVGALTFLPVLTLGPIAEWLTIR, from the coding sequence GTGGACTTTTTACAAATAGCGTTGGTCTTGGCCGTGCTGCTCGTTGTGGCCATACCGATGGGACGATATCTGGCTAGCGCATTCTCGCTCGAGAGGACCCGATTGGATCGGTTTTTTGGCGGGATGGAACAGCTGGTTTGCAAGGTATGCGGGATCCGCGCAGCCGACATGAGCTGGAAGCAGTACGCAGCGGCAGTACTGGTGAGCAATATGACAATGGTGGCAATCGCCTATTTGCTGCTTCGCTTGCAAGGGGGACTGCCTGGTAATCCAAGCGGCATTGGCTCGATGGAACCACTGCTGTCGTTCAATACGGCAGCCAGCTTTTTGACCAATACCAACCTGCAGCACTACAGCGGTGAGAGCGGACTGTCGTATCTCTCCCAGATGATGGTCATTATTTATCTGATGTTCACCACGCCGGCGACAGGCATCGCCGTCGTCATGGCATTCATGCGCGGATTGACGGGCAAGCGCAGCATCGGCAACTACTACGTCGACCTCATCCGTGCTCATACACGAGTCCTGATTCCTCTCGCGATCGTCGTCACGCTGCTGCTCGTCACTCAAGGGGTTCCGCAAACATTGGAACCAACGGCGACAGCGACTACGATCACGGGGGCGGAGCAGCAGATCGCACGGGGACCCGTTGCTTCGCTCGTTTCGATCAAGCATTTGGGTACGAACGGCGGGGGATTTTTCGGGGTCAACTCCTCCCATCCGTTTGAAAACCCGACGCCGTTTTCGAACGTATTGGAAATCCTGTCGATGTTCTTGATTCCTGCGTCGCTGCCGTTTACGTTCGGATTCATGGCAAAAAGCCGCAAGCAAGGCTGGATGATCTTTGGGGCAATGGGCGTCATGTTTCTCGGCTTCCTGCTCCTCGCCTACTTCAATGAGGTGAACGGAAATCCGGCGTTGGAGCGTGCGGGACTGTCCCAGACAATGGGCAGCATGGAAGGAAAAGAGGTCCGTTTTGGCATGGCGCAGACTGCGTTGTTTACCGCTGTTACGACTGCGGCCACTACGGGTACGGTGAACAACATGCACGATACGCTGACACCTCTGGGGGGATTGGTACCGCTAGGAGAAATGATGCTCAATTGCGTCTTTGGCGGAGACGGTGTCGGTACGGTCAACATCCTGATGTACGCGATTTTGGCGGTTTTCATCGCAGGTCTGATGGTGGGGCGCACCCCAGAGTTTTTGGGACGCAAGATCGAAGGCAGAGAAATGAAGCTGATCGCCATCGCAATCCTCGTGCATCCATTGATCATCCTGGCACCAACGGCGATTGCCTTGGCGACGGATATGGGCATGTCCGGGATCTCAAACCCTGGATTCCACGGCATTTCGCAAGTGCTCTACGAATTTACTTCATCGGCTGCCAACAACGGCTCCGGATTCGAAGGACTGGGAGACAACACGCCGTTCTGGAATATCTCGACGGGCCTGGTCATGCTGTTGGGCCGGTACGTCTCGATCATTGCCATGCTGGCGGTAGCAGGTTCGCTCATTGTCAAAACGCCGGTGCCAGAAACGATGGGGACCCTTCGTACCGACAATAGCGTCTTCCTGGTGATCCTGATTGCAACGGTAGCGATCGTAGGCGCGCTGACTTTCCTGCCTGTGCTGACATTGGGGCCGATTGCGGAGTGGCTGACCATCCGATAG